A portion of the Candidatus Krumholzibacteriota bacterium genome contains these proteins:
- the lptB gene encoding LPS export ABC transporter ATP-binding protein produces MNNGASGNEHDYPGLGCRGLVKAYGKRCVVNDVSINVKRGEIVGLLGPNGAGKTTTFYMITGMIRPDKGQVILDRDEITSLPMYKRARKGIGYLPQEASIFRKLTVEDNLKAILETLPLSKKEQDERLESLLTDLNVEYLRKSYGYQLSGGERRRVEVTRSLVTEPSFMLLDEPFAGIDPIAVADLQSIVTKLREKGLGVLITDHNVRETLSITDRAYIMYEGSIKRSGTADDLAGDPEVREIYLGDAFRL; encoded by the coding sequence ATGAATAACGGGGCCAGCGGAAACGAACATGACTATCCGGGCCTTGGATGCAGGGGCCTTGTAAAGGCGTATGGCAAGAGGTGCGTCGTAAATGACGTATCGATAAATGTCAAGCGGGGAGAGATAGTAGGGCTTCTGGGTCCGAACGGAGCCGGTAAGACTACGACTTTTTACATGATAACCGGTATGATCAGGCCTGATAAGGGGCAGGTCATCCTGGACAGGGACGAGATCACCTCTCTTCCGATGTACAAGAGGGCGAGAAAGGGTATAGGTTATCTTCCGCAGGAAGCATCGATATTCCGGAAATTGACGGTCGAGGATAACCTGAAAGCTATTCTCGAGACCCTGCCTCTTTCAAAGAAAGAGCAGGATGAGAGGCTCGAAAGCCTTCTTACCGATCTTAACGTGGAGTATCTTCGCAAAAGTTACGGATACCAGCTTTCCGGCGGGGAACGCAGAAGGGTAGAGGTTACGAGATCGCTCGTGACAGAGCCGTCATTCATGCTTCTCGACGAACCTTTCGCGGGAATAGACCCTATAGCGGTGGCCGATCTTCAGAGTATAGTAACGAAACTCCGTGAGAAGGGCCTCGGCGTCCTGATCACCGATCATAACGTCAGGGAGACATTGTCTATAACTGACAGGGCATATATCATGTATGAAGGGAGCATCAAGCGCTCCGGAACAGCGGACGACCTGGCCGGCGATCCCGAGGTGCGTGAGATCTATCTCGGCGACGCCTTTCGTCTGTAG